From Hallerella porci:
TTTTCGGGAAAAATGTTCCAAAAGTAAAGAAGATTTTACTTAAAATCGAAAAAAGTGGAATGCAAGATTTTAGAACTTCGATTTTAGAGCTTAGAATTTCTAAGATCTAAGCTCTCAGCTCTAAGTTCTCCAAACCCTGCGCGGCGCAGCCGCGCGCTCTCACTTCTAATTTCTAATTTTATTTCATGTTTTCCCCGATCGGATATTTTTACAATTCGGCGCATTACAAATTCGAAGTGCCGCGGCAAGGCGTTTTCTTTCGCGGACATTTGGGGAAAATCGAATTGTTGCCGCAGAAAGATTTTGAAATTGCGCTGCGCGACCTCGAAGGTTTTGAACGCATTTGGGTGATTTTTCAATTTCATCAAAATGCAGAATGGCGTCCGACGACGCGACCGCCCGTTCCCGCAGCAGGAAAAGAACGCGTTGGCACATTTGCATCGCGCAGCCCTTATCGTCCAAATCCGATTGGACTTTCTTGCGTGCGACTCATTTCGGTAAACGGACTCACTCTCACTATTGATGAAGCGGATTTGCTGAGCGAAACGCCGATTCTCGACATCAAACCTTACATTCCCAAAGCCGACGCATTTCCCCAGGCGAAAGCGGGCTGGGTCGATTTGCAAAATATCGATCCGTGGGAAATTTCTGCGACCGAAGAATTTCTTGTGCAAAGTCGTTGGATTGAATCCGTTTGCGGTTGGG
This genomic window contains:
- the tsaA gene encoding tRNA (N6-threonylcarbamoyladenosine(37)-N6)-methyltransferase TrmO yields the protein MFSPIGYFYNSAHYKFEVPRQGVFFRGHLGKIELLPQKDFEIALRDLEGFERIWVIFQFHQNAEWRPTTRPPVPAAGKERVGTFASRSPYRPNPIGLSCVRLISVNGLTLTIDEADLLSETPILDIKPYIPKADAFPQAKAGWVDLQNIDPWEISATEEFLVQSRWIESVCGWDLKSFAECQLNNSPLDSSRRRVKVHENQIAELAFRTFRIDFSFDEKNKKICLQKIRSGYIADELNSAEDIYSDKALHREFLAHFAQTPNA